A genomic window from Carassius carassius chromosome 29, fCarCar2.1, whole genome shotgun sequence includes:
- the g3bp1 gene encoding ras GTPase-activating protein-binding protein 1 isoform X3, translated as MVMEKPSAQLVGREFVRQYYTLLNQAPDYLHRFYGKNSSYVHGGLDNNGKPAEAVYGQSEIHKKVLALSFRDCHTKIRHVDAHATLNEGVVVQVLGELSNNMQPMRKFMQTFVLAPEGSVANKFYVHNDIFRYQDEVFGDSDSEPPEESEEDVEELERVHSPEVVQEESAGYYEQSPCVEPEGPQEEVSVTPEPQPEPEAEVEPEPADVQLTEPVSEPEVHIEEKIQRSPPSPTPADTAPAMPEDNRPSTWALVTSKNLPPGGVVPATGVPPHVVRVPSAQPRVEVKAETQTTAQRPQREQRPRDQRPGPSPANRTARPGAVREGESAESEVRRTVRYPDSHQLFVGNVPHDVDKNELKEFFEQFGTVLELRINSGGKLPNFGFVVFDDAEPVQKILSSRPIKLRGDVRLNVEEKKTRSAREGDRRDIRPRGPGGPRDRVGGSRGPPTRGGMAQKPSFGAGRGTGPSEGRYAGPRQ; from the exons ATGGTGATGGAGAAGCCAAGTGCCCAGCTTGTCGGGCGAGAGTTTGTCCGACAGTACTACACCCTTCTGAACCAGGCTCCTGACTACCTGCACAG GTTTTACGGCAAGAACTCGTCTTATGTGCACGGTGGTCTGGACAATAATGGCAAACCGGCTGAAGCGGTCTATGGACAGTCT GAAATCCATAAGAAGGTGTTGGCTCTGAGCTTCCGTGACTGTCACACTAAGATCAGGCATGTCGATGCTCACGCCACTCTGAATGAAGGAGTGGTGGTGCAAGTGTTGGGGGAGCTGTCCAATAACATGCAGCCCATGAGGAAGTTCATGCAGACATTTGTTCTGGCACCTGAG GGATCAGTTGCAAACAAGTTCTACGTACACAATGATATCTTCCGGTACCAGGATGAGGTGTTTGGGGACTCAGACTCTGAACCCCCTGAGG AGTCTGAGGAGGATGTGGAGGAGCTGGAGCGGGTGCACTCTCCTGAAGTGGTCCAGGAGGAGTCTGCTGGGTACTACGAACAGTCACCTTG CGTGGAGCCTGAGGGGCCACAAGAAGAGGTGTCTGTAACCCCAGAGCCCCAGCCGGAGCCAGAAGCAGAGGTGGAGCCTGAGCCAGCAGATGTGCAGCTGACGGAGCCTGTCAGCGAGCCCGAAGTTCACATTGAGGAGAAGATCCAGAGGTCTCCCCCTTCACCCACACCTGCTGACACAGCACCTGCCATGCCAGAGGACAACCGG CCGTCTACATGGGCTTTAGTCACTAGCAAGAATCTCCCACCAGGAGGAGTGGTCCCCGCCACAGGAGTCCCTCCACATGTTGTCCGAGTCCCATCTGCGCAG CCACGTGTGGAGGTGAAAGCAGAAACACAGACCACAGCACAGAGACCCCAGAGAGAACAGAGACCGCGTGACCAAAGACCAGGACCCTCTCCGGCCAACAGAACAGCAAGGCCAGGAG CAGTGCGGGAGGGTGAGAGCGCGGAGTCCGAGGTGCGGCGAACGGTCCGGTATCCCGACAGCCACCAACTCTTTGTCGGAAACGTACCTCACGACGTGGATAAAAACGAGCTCAAGGAGTTCTTTGAAC AGTTCGGCACGGTCCTTGAGCTGAGAATCAACAGCGGCGGAAAGCTGCCTAACTTTGGATTCGTGGTGTTTGATGACGCCGAGCCCGTGCAGAAGATCCTCAGCAGTCGG CCCATTAAACTGCGAGGAGACGTTCGGCTGAATGTAGAGGAGAAGAAGACCCGCTCAGCCCGTGAAGGTGACCGGCGGGACATCCGCCCCAGAGGCCCGGGGGGACCACGTGACAGGGTAGGTGGGTCAAGGGGACCACCCACCCGTGGAGGCATGGCTCAGAAACCTAGTTTCGGAGCTGGTCGAGGCACAGGACCCAGCGAGGGCCGCTATGCAGGACCACGTCAGTGA
- the g3bp1 gene encoding ras GTPase-activating protein-binding protein 1 isoform X4, with amino-acid sequence MVMEKPSAQLVGREFVRQYYTLLNQAPDYLHRFYGKNSSYVHGGLDNNGKPAEAVYGQSEIHKKVLALSFRDCHTKIRHVDAHATLNEGVVVQVLGELSNNMQPMRKFMQTFVLAPEGSVANKFYVHNDIFRYQDEVFGDSDSEPPEESEEDVEELERVHSPEVVQEESAGYYEQSPCVEPEGPQEEVSVTPEPQPEPEAEVEPEPADVQLTEPVSEPEVHIEEKIQRSPPSPTPADTAPAMPEDNRPSTWALVTSKNLPPGGVVPATGVPPHVVRVPSAQPRVEVKAETQTTAQRPQREQRPRDQRPGPSPANRTARPGVREGESAESEVRRTVRYPDSHQLFVGNVPHDVDKNELKEFFEQFGTVLELRINSGGKLPNFGFVVFDDAEPVQKILSSRPIKLRGDVRLNVEEKKTRSAREGDRRDIRPRGPGGPRDRVGGSRGPPTRGGMAQKPSFGAGRGTGPSEGRYAGPRQ; translated from the exons ATGGTGATGGAGAAGCCAAGTGCCCAGCTTGTCGGGCGAGAGTTTGTCCGACAGTACTACACCCTTCTGAACCAGGCTCCTGACTACCTGCACAG GTTTTACGGCAAGAACTCGTCTTATGTGCACGGTGGTCTGGACAATAATGGCAAACCGGCTGAAGCGGTCTATGGACAGTCT GAAATCCATAAGAAGGTGTTGGCTCTGAGCTTCCGTGACTGTCACACTAAGATCAGGCATGTCGATGCTCACGCCACTCTGAATGAAGGAGTGGTGGTGCAAGTGTTGGGGGAGCTGTCCAATAACATGCAGCCCATGAGGAAGTTCATGCAGACATTTGTTCTGGCACCTGAG GGATCAGTTGCAAACAAGTTCTACGTACACAATGATATCTTCCGGTACCAGGATGAGGTGTTTGGGGACTCAGACTCTGAACCCCCTGAGG AGTCTGAGGAGGATGTGGAGGAGCTGGAGCGGGTGCACTCTCCTGAAGTGGTCCAGGAGGAGTCTGCTGGGTACTACGAACAGTCACCTTG CGTGGAGCCTGAGGGGCCACAAGAAGAGGTGTCTGTAACCCCAGAGCCCCAGCCGGAGCCAGAAGCAGAGGTGGAGCCTGAGCCAGCAGATGTGCAGCTGACGGAGCCTGTCAGCGAGCCCGAAGTTCACATTGAGGAGAAGATCCAGAGGTCTCCCCCTTCACCCACACCTGCTGACACAGCACCTGCCATGCCAGAGGACAACCGG CCGTCTACATGGGCTTTAGTCACTAGCAAGAATCTCCCACCAGGAGGAGTGGTCCCCGCCACAGGAGTCCCTCCACATGTTGTCCGAGTCCCATCTGCGCAG CCACGTGTGGAGGTGAAAGCAGAAACACAGACCACAGCACAGAGACCCCAGAGAGAACAGAGACCGCGTGACCAAAGACCAGGACCCTCTCCGGCCAACAGAACAGCAAGGCCAGGAG TGCGGGAGGGTGAGAGCGCGGAGTCCGAGGTGCGGCGAACGGTCCGGTATCCCGACAGCCACCAACTCTTTGTCGGAAACGTACCTCACGACGTGGATAAAAACGAGCTCAAGGAGTTCTTTGAAC AGTTCGGCACGGTCCTTGAGCTGAGAATCAACAGCGGCGGAAAGCTGCCTAACTTTGGATTCGTGGTGTTTGATGACGCCGAGCCCGTGCAGAAGATCCTCAGCAGTCGG CCCATTAAACTGCGAGGAGACGTTCGGCTGAATGTAGAGGAGAAGAAGACCCGCTCAGCCCGTGAAGGTGACCGGCGGGACATCCGCCCCAGAGGCCCGGGGGGACCACGTGACAGGGTAGGTGGGTCAAGGGGACCACCCACCCGTGGAGGCATGGCTCAGAAACCTAGTTTCGGAGCTGGTCGAGGCACAGGACCCAGCGAGGGCCGCTATGCAGGACCACGTCAGTGA
- the g3bp1 gene encoding ras GTPase-activating protein-binding protein 1 isoform X2, whose product MVMEKPSAQLVGREFVRQYYTLLNQAPDYLHRFYGKNSSYVHGGLDNNGKPAEAVYGQSEIHKKVLALSFRDCHTKIRHVDAHATLNEGVVVQVLGELSNNMQPMRKFMQTFVLAPEGSVANKFYVHNDIFRYQDEVFGDSDSEPPEESEEDVEELERVHSPEVVQEESAGYYEQSPCVEPEGPQEEVSVTPEPQPEPEAEVEPEPADVQLTEPVSEPEVHIEEKIQRSPPSPTPADTAPAMPEDNRPSTWALVTSKNLPPGGVVPATGVPPHVVRVPSAQPRVEVKAETQTTAQRPQREQRPRDQRPGPSPANRTARPGGVQESNQSLREGESAESEVRRTVRYPDSHQLFVGNVPHDVDKNELKEFFEQFGTVLELRINSGGKLPNFGFVVFDDAEPVQKILSSRPIKLRGDVRLNVEEKKTRSAREGDRRDIRPRGPGGPRDRVGGSRGPPTRGGMAQKPSFGAGRGTGPSEGRYAGPRQ is encoded by the exons ATGGTGATGGAGAAGCCAAGTGCCCAGCTTGTCGGGCGAGAGTTTGTCCGACAGTACTACACCCTTCTGAACCAGGCTCCTGACTACCTGCACAG GTTTTACGGCAAGAACTCGTCTTATGTGCACGGTGGTCTGGACAATAATGGCAAACCGGCTGAAGCGGTCTATGGACAGTCT GAAATCCATAAGAAGGTGTTGGCTCTGAGCTTCCGTGACTGTCACACTAAGATCAGGCATGTCGATGCTCACGCCACTCTGAATGAAGGAGTGGTGGTGCAAGTGTTGGGGGAGCTGTCCAATAACATGCAGCCCATGAGGAAGTTCATGCAGACATTTGTTCTGGCACCTGAG GGATCAGTTGCAAACAAGTTCTACGTACACAATGATATCTTCCGGTACCAGGATGAGGTGTTTGGGGACTCAGACTCTGAACCCCCTGAGG AGTCTGAGGAGGATGTGGAGGAGCTGGAGCGGGTGCACTCTCCTGAAGTGGTCCAGGAGGAGTCTGCTGGGTACTACGAACAGTCACCTTG CGTGGAGCCTGAGGGGCCACAAGAAGAGGTGTCTGTAACCCCAGAGCCCCAGCCGGAGCCAGAAGCAGAGGTGGAGCCTGAGCCAGCAGATGTGCAGCTGACGGAGCCTGTCAGCGAGCCCGAAGTTCACATTGAGGAGAAGATCCAGAGGTCTCCCCCTTCACCCACACCTGCTGACACAGCACCTGCCATGCCAGAGGACAACCGG CCGTCTACATGGGCTTTAGTCACTAGCAAGAATCTCCCACCAGGAGGAGTGGTCCCCGCCACAGGAGTCCCTCCACATGTTGTCCGAGTCCCATCTGCGCAG CCACGTGTGGAGGTGAAAGCAGAAACACAGACCACAGCACAGAGACCCCAGAGAGAACAGAGACCGCGTGACCAAAGACCAGGACCCTCTCCGGCCAACAGAACAGCAAGGCCAGGAGGTGTGCAAGAGTCTAATCAATCTT TGCGGGAGGGTGAGAGCGCGGAGTCCGAGGTGCGGCGAACGGTCCGGTATCCCGACAGCCACCAACTCTTTGTCGGAAACGTACCTCACGACGTGGATAAAAACGAGCTCAAGGAGTTCTTTGAAC AGTTCGGCACGGTCCTTGAGCTGAGAATCAACAGCGGCGGAAAGCTGCCTAACTTTGGATTCGTGGTGTTTGATGACGCCGAGCCCGTGCAGAAGATCCTCAGCAGTCGG CCCATTAAACTGCGAGGAGACGTTCGGCTGAATGTAGAGGAGAAGAAGACCCGCTCAGCCCGTGAAGGTGACCGGCGGGACATCCGCCCCAGAGGCCCGGGGGGACCACGTGACAGGGTAGGTGGGTCAAGGGGACCACCCACCCGTGGAGGCATGGCTCAGAAACCTAGTTTCGGAGCTGGTCGAGGCACAGGACCCAGCGAGGGCCGCTATGCAGGACCACGTCAGTGA
- the g3bp1 gene encoding ras GTPase-activating protein-binding protein 1 isoform X1 → MVMEKPSAQLVGREFVRQYYTLLNQAPDYLHRFYGKNSSYVHGGLDNNGKPAEAVYGQSEIHKKVLALSFRDCHTKIRHVDAHATLNEGVVVQVLGELSNNMQPMRKFMQTFVLAPEGSVANKFYVHNDIFRYQDEVFGDSDSEPPEESEEDVEELERVHSPEVVQEESAGYYEQSPCVEPEGPQEEVSVTPEPQPEPEAEVEPEPADVQLTEPVSEPEVHIEEKIQRSPPSPTPADTAPAMPEDNRPSTWALVTSKNLPPGGVVPATGVPPHVVRVPSAQPRVEVKAETQTTAQRPQREQRPRDQRPGPSPANRTARPGGVQESNQSSVREGESAESEVRRTVRYPDSHQLFVGNVPHDVDKNELKEFFEQFGTVLELRINSGGKLPNFGFVVFDDAEPVQKILSSRPIKLRGDVRLNVEEKKTRSAREGDRRDIRPRGPGGPRDRVGGSRGPPTRGGMAQKPSFGAGRGTGPSEGRYAGPRQ, encoded by the exons ATGGTGATGGAGAAGCCAAGTGCCCAGCTTGTCGGGCGAGAGTTTGTCCGACAGTACTACACCCTTCTGAACCAGGCTCCTGACTACCTGCACAG GTTTTACGGCAAGAACTCGTCTTATGTGCACGGTGGTCTGGACAATAATGGCAAACCGGCTGAAGCGGTCTATGGACAGTCT GAAATCCATAAGAAGGTGTTGGCTCTGAGCTTCCGTGACTGTCACACTAAGATCAGGCATGTCGATGCTCACGCCACTCTGAATGAAGGAGTGGTGGTGCAAGTGTTGGGGGAGCTGTCCAATAACATGCAGCCCATGAGGAAGTTCATGCAGACATTTGTTCTGGCACCTGAG GGATCAGTTGCAAACAAGTTCTACGTACACAATGATATCTTCCGGTACCAGGATGAGGTGTTTGGGGACTCAGACTCTGAACCCCCTGAGG AGTCTGAGGAGGATGTGGAGGAGCTGGAGCGGGTGCACTCTCCTGAAGTGGTCCAGGAGGAGTCTGCTGGGTACTACGAACAGTCACCTTG CGTGGAGCCTGAGGGGCCACAAGAAGAGGTGTCTGTAACCCCAGAGCCCCAGCCGGAGCCAGAAGCAGAGGTGGAGCCTGAGCCAGCAGATGTGCAGCTGACGGAGCCTGTCAGCGAGCCCGAAGTTCACATTGAGGAGAAGATCCAGAGGTCTCCCCCTTCACCCACACCTGCTGACACAGCACCTGCCATGCCAGAGGACAACCGG CCGTCTACATGGGCTTTAGTCACTAGCAAGAATCTCCCACCAGGAGGAGTGGTCCCCGCCACAGGAGTCCCTCCACATGTTGTCCGAGTCCCATCTGCGCAG CCACGTGTGGAGGTGAAAGCAGAAACACAGACCACAGCACAGAGACCCCAGAGAGAACAGAGACCGCGTGACCAAAGACCAGGACCCTCTCCGGCCAACAGAACAGCAAGGCCAGGAGGTGTGCAAGAGTCTAATCAATCTT CAGTGCGGGAGGGTGAGAGCGCGGAGTCCGAGGTGCGGCGAACGGTCCGGTATCCCGACAGCCACCAACTCTTTGTCGGAAACGTACCTCACGACGTGGATAAAAACGAGCTCAAGGAGTTCTTTGAAC AGTTCGGCACGGTCCTTGAGCTGAGAATCAACAGCGGCGGAAAGCTGCCTAACTTTGGATTCGTGGTGTTTGATGACGCCGAGCCCGTGCAGAAGATCCTCAGCAGTCGG CCCATTAAACTGCGAGGAGACGTTCGGCTGAATGTAGAGGAGAAGAAGACCCGCTCAGCCCGTGAAGGTGACCGGCGGGACATCCGCCCCAGAGGCCCGGGGGGACCACGTGACAGGGTAGGTGGGTCAAGGGGACCACCCACCCGTGGAGGCATGGCTCAGAAACCTAGTTTCGGAGCTGGTCGAGGCACAGGACCCAGCGAGGGCCGCTATGCAGGACCACGTCAGTGA
- the LOC132109426 gene encoding SPARC-like: MRVWIFFLFCLAGKTLAAPTEEEPVAEEELEVGANPVQVETGEFDEAIEVVEDVIAENPCLNHHCKKGKVCEVDDSNQPMCVCQDPLTCPAPVGEFEHVCGTDNKTYESSCHFFATKCALEGTKKGHKLHLDYIGPCKYIAPCIDNELKEFPLRMRDWLKNVLVTLYERDEDNNLLTEKQKLRIKKIYENEKRLQAGDHSLDLLALDFEKNYNMYIFPVHWQFGQLDQHPVDGFLSHTELAPLRAPLIPMEHCTTSFFEQCDADQDNYIALEEWANCFGIKEQDIDKDLVI, translated from the exons ATGAGGGTTTGGATCTTCTTCCTGTTCTGCCTCGCTGGCAAGACTCTGGCAGCTCCG ACCGAAGAGGAGCCAGTTGCTGAAGAG GAGCTGGAAGTGGGAGCCAACCCAGTCCAGGTGGAGACCGGAGAGTTTGACGAGGCCATTGAAGTCGTGGAGGATGTTATTGCTGAGA ACCCCTGCCTAAACCATCACTGCAAGAAAGGCAAAGTGTGTGAGGTTGATGACAGCAACCAGCCCATGTGTGTGTGCCAGGACCCTCTGACCTGCCCTGCCCCAGTCGGAGAATTCGAGCAT GTCTGTGGCACTGACAACAAGACCTACGAGTCCTCCTGTCACTTCTTTGCCACCAAATGTGCCCTGGAGGGCACCAAGAAGGGCCATAAGTTGCACCTGGACTACATCGGACCCTGCAAAT ACATCGCTCCCTGCATTGACAATGAGCTGAAGGAGTTTCCCCTGCGCATGAGGGACTGGCTGAAGAACGTGCTGGTGACCCTATACGAGCGCGATGAAGACAATAACCTGCTCACCGAGAAACAGAAACTCAGG ATAAAGAAGATTTACGAGAATGAGAAGAGGCTGCAGGCTGGTGATCATTCTCTGGACCTTCTGGCCCTGGACTTCGAGAAGAACTACAACATGTACATCTTCCCCGTTCACTGGCAGTTTGGCCAGCTTGACCAGCACCCTGTTGATGG CTTCCTGTCCCACACTGAGCTGGCTCCTCTGCGCGCTCCTCTCATCCCAATGGAGCACTGCACCACCAGCTTCTTTGAGCAGTGCGATGCTGACCAAGACAATTACATCGCTCTCGAGGAGTGGGCCAACTGCTTTGGAATCAAAGAGC AGGACATCGACAAGGACCTTGTCATCTAA